Proteins encoded by one window of Candidatus Nitrosocosmicus hydrocola:
- a CDS encoding phosphoadenylyl-sulfate reductase, which translates to MNRFSADPDKFEAESAEDILSMSIKTFAPKIAFASSFGAEDVVVIDLMYNVHGDKTRVFTLDTGRLNPETYDVMDKIREKYSISIETMFPDYLEVEKMVTENGFNLMYNSVEERKLCCGIRKVHPLRRMLKTLDAWITGLRRDQTTTRSDVKKIELDASNNNIVKINPIVDWTNDMVWDYIKKNDIPYNKLHDKGYPSIGCAPCTRAIKPGEDLRAGRWWWENDFHKECGLHWNK; encoded by the coding sequence ATGAACCGTTTTTCTGCAGATCCCGATAAATTTGAAGCAGAATCTGCAGAAGATATATTATCTATGTCTATCAAGACTTTTGCTCCAAAAATCGCTTTTGCATCTAGTTTTGGAGCAGAAGATGTGGTAGTAATTGATTTGATGTATAATGTTCATGGTGATAAAACTCGGGTTTTTACGTTGGATACGGGCAGACTCAATCCTGAAACATATGACGTGATGGACAAAATAAGAGAGAAATATTCCATATCTATTGAAACTATGTTTCCCGACTATTTGGAAGTCGAAAAAATGGTTACAGAAAATGGCTTTAATCTAATGTACAACAGTGTGGAAGAAAGAAAATTGTGCTGTGGAATTCGTAAAGTTCACCCATTAAGAAGAATGCTAAAAACTTTAGATGCATGGATAACTGGATTAAGACGCGATCAGACTACTACACGATCAGATGTAAAAAAAATTGAACTAGACGCATCGAACAACAACATTGTCAAGATTAATCCTATTGTGGATTGGACCAATGATATGGTCTGGGATTATATAAAAAAGAATGATATTCCATATAATAAATTACATGATAAGGGCTATCCGAGCATAGGTTGTGCGCCATGTACACGTGCAATAAAACCCGGTGAAGACTTGAGAGCCGGAAGATGGTGGTGGGAAAATGATTTTCATAAAGAATGTGGTTTGCATTGGAATAAGTAA
- a CDS encoding acetate--CoA ligase family protein codes for MSNENENENENLKNIFLSPSSIAVIGASEKPGVGKAIFSNILNGYTGKIYPITPSSSSVFNIKAYKSVLDVDDNIDLAVVATPNRTVPAVMEEIGKKNIKSCIIVSAGFKEVDENGANLERQVQDIGKKYGIRIIGPNCLGIMSLTDKNLMNLTFLKITPKHGEIALVSQSGAICAATVEDAIAQGIGFSKVISMGNKVDMNETDILELLEDDPYTKVIVMYLEDIHDGRKFMVTSKRITLEKKKPIIVLKSGRTPEGAKAAMSHTGALMGADEVYDAVFKQAGVIRVDTMQELFELATAFSKQPLPMDNKGVVIVSNAGGPAIISTDSCSKYNIQMADISNSRENISKVIPPHGSSRNPVDIVGDADFNRFEKVLVEVLSNPNVGSVVTMCTPSATLDYNELAKTIIRTSKDSGKTMLAALMGLAEGVENKGILSEGDVPHFMYAEPAIRTLDSMYKFGKWLDSKKESIPSFSVDKEKVKNVLSSVSSQGRTNLLEDEGYSVLQAYGFPVPKSTLVNSEDEAVKAATEIGFPVVMKISSKDIIHKSESGGVKVGLKNPDDVKNAYTTILSNVKNYNPNAKIEGVLVQEMVTNSKELILGAKQDKLFGPLLMFGLGGIYVEILKDVNFRLAPISESEAREMIESIKTISLLKGARGEKSSDIASVVDCLLRLSQLLVDFPEIEEFDINPLLVLEEGRGSRVVDVRIGLKK; via the coding sequence TTGAGCAATGAAAATGAAAATGAAAATGAAAATCTAAAGAACATTTTTCTTTCACCTTCTTCAATAGCTGTAATAGGGGCTTCCGAAAAACCTGGAGTCGGCAAAGCCATTTTTTCCAATATTTTAAACGGCTACACGGGAAAGATCTATCCAATTACACCTTCAAGTTCTTCTGTTTTTAACATCAAAGCCTACAAAAGTGTACTGGATGTTGACGACAACATTGATCTTGCAGTTGTAGCCACTCCCAACCGAACTGTTCCTGCGGTTATGGAGGAAATCGGTAAAAAAAATATTAAATCTTGCATTATTGTTTCTGCAGGTTTTAAAGAGGTTGATGAAAATGGTGCCAATCTGGAGCGACAAGTTCAAGATATTGGAAAAAAATATGGAATAAGGATAATTGGTCCAAACTGTCTTGGAATCATGAGTTTAACTGACAAAAATCTAATGAATCTGACATTTCTAAAAATTACACCTAAGCACGGTGAAATAGCCCTTGTTTCACAGAGTGGCGCTATTTGTGCAGCAACAGTAGAAGATGCCATTGCTCAAGGAATAGGTTTTTCCAAAGTAATCAGCATGGGAAACAAGGTCGATATGAATGAGACTGATATTCTTGAATTATTAGAAGATGATCCGTATACAAAGGTAATTGTGATGTACCTAGAGGATATTCATGATGGACGTAAATTTATGGTAACTTCAAAGAGAATTACTTTGGAAAAGAAAAAACCCATCATTGTTCTAAAATCTGGAAGGACTCCTGAAGGAGCTAAAGCAGCAATGTCGCATACAGGTGCATTAATGGGTGCAGACGAAGTTTATGATGCTGTGTTTAAGCAGGCTGGTGTGATTCGAGTCGATACCATGCAAGAGTTATTTGAATTAGCAACTGCATTCTCAAAACAGCCATTACCAATGGATAACAAAGGTGTTGTTATAGTTTCTAATGCTGGCGGGCCTGCTATTATCTCTACTGATTCATGTTCTAAATATAACATACAAATGGCAGACATTTCTAATTCAAGAGAAAACATATCAAAAGTTATTCCACCACATGGTTCTTCTCGAAATCCAGTTGACATAGTAGGCGATGCAGACTTTAATAGATTTGAAAAAGTACTTGTTGAAGTATTATCCAATCCTAATGTTGGCTCTGTGGTAACAATGTGTACTCCATCTGCAACTTTAGATTACAATGAATTGGCAAAAACAATAATCCGCACATCAAAGGATAGCGGAAAAACCATGCTGGCAGCCTTGATGGGATTAGCAGAAGGGGTTGAAAATAAGGGTATACTATCTGAAGGTGATGTGCCTCATTTTATGTATGCCGAACCTGCGATTAGGACATTAGATTCCATGTACAAGTTTGGTAAATGGCTAGACAGTAAGAAGGAGTCTATACCTTCTTTTTCTGTTGATAAAGAGAAGGTCAAAAATGTTTTATCAAGTGTAAGCAGCCAGGGAAGAACAAATCTCTTAGAAGATGAAGGCTATTCGGTGCTTCAAGCATATGGATTTCCGGTTCCCAAAAGTACATTGGTAAATAGCGAGGATGAGGCTGTTAAGGCTGCAACAGAAATAGGATTTCCTGTGGTCATGAAGATATCATCTAAAGATATCATACATAAATCAGAGTCAGGTGGTGTAAAAGTCGGTTTAAAGAATCCAGATGACGTTAAGAATGCATATACTACAATCTTATCTAATGTGAAGAATTACAATCCAAATGCAAAAATTGAAGGTGTATTGGTTCAAGAAATGGTTACAAATTCCAAGGAATTGATCCTTGGTGCAAAACAAGATAAATTATTTGGACCGTTACTGATGTTTGGACTAGGTGGTATTTATGTTGAGATTTTAAAGGACGTAAATTTCCGACTTGCGCCCATTTCTGAATCCGAAGCCCGAGAAATGATTGAATCTATCAAAACAATTTCATTACTAAAAGGAGCTAGGGGTGAAAAATCATCTGACATCGCATCTGTGGTTGACTGCCTGCTGAGACTCTCTCAGTTACTCGTGGACTTTCCAGAGATTGAAGAATTTGACATAAATCCACTGCTAGTGTTAGAAGAAGGACGCGGCTCAAGAGTGGTAGATGTAAGAATTGGACTAAAAAAATAG
- a CDS encoding pentapeptide repeat-containing protein codes for MSDPKQDEGLILLLEEQVNEFNQWRMKNLTLKLDYTGADFSNKDMSNAYLNGINFTECNFSNSIVNGTNFVQSNLTNTDFESSDMSGALIMYSILKDSNLAKSQLSNTNFMWSDLQGADLRDSILDKTIFVEANLTNAKTEELDKSKAFLKYAKLDGTTWQQK; via the coding sequence ATGTCTGATCCCAAACAAGATGAAGGCCTAATACTGCTGCTTGAAGAGCAAGTAAATGAATTTAATCAATGGCGTATGAAAAATCTCACGTTAAAATTAGACTATACTGGTGCTGATTTTTCAAATAAAGACATGTCTAATGCATATCTTAATGGCATTAATTTTACTGAATGTAACTTTTCAAATTCAATAGTGAATGGTACTAATTTCGTTCAATCTAATTTAACAAATACCGATTTTGAGAGTTCGGATATGTCTGGAGCATTGATAATGTACTCTATACTAAAGGACTCTAATCTTGCCAAAAGTCAATTAAGCAATACCAATTTTATGTGGTCAGATTTACAGGGCGCAGACCTGCGTGACAGTATCTTGGATAAGACAATATTTGTCGAAGCCAACCTCACCAATGCTAAAACTGAGGAACTGGATAAAAGTAAGGCATTTCTAAAATATGCAAAGCTTGATGGAACGACTTGGCAACAAAAATAG
- the sat gene encoding sulfate adenylyltransferase, which produces MPAVTRPHGGSLTNNFVDISKIDKDLFTLDVDIGLRKEIENISFGVFSPLKGFLNEQDFLDVVSKGRLANDLPWTIPIVLDADDEVAKKAKDSSQIALRSNNNHNGQIFGVMSVEDVYSFDKKVSAKSVFQTDDPMHPGFQKFVTMKDKLIGGEVRVVASSSDSSSSLDGKFRLTPSESRKKIQEQGWESTVAFQTRNVPHVAHEMLQKAALNIFDGLFINPLIGKKKKGDFKDDVILNSYTVLIDNYYPKSRIIFSTLHTEMKYAGPREAIHHAIMRQNFGCSHIIIGRDHAGVGNYYSPFAAHEIFKDYPELEIKPIFFPAFYFCKKCQGYVNERTCPHESDLREELSGTKMRKMFSSGELPPSHLMRPEISKVILSYPEPFVE; this is translated from the coding sequence ATGCCTGCTGTTACTAGACCACATGGTGGTAGTTTAACAAATAATTTTGTAGATATATCCAAAATTGATAAGGATCTTTTTACTTTAGATGTAGATATAGGACTAAGAAAGGAAATAGAAAATATTTCTTTTGGAGTATTTAGTCCCTTGAAGGGATTCTTAAATGAGCAAGATTTCCTTGATGTTGTTAGTAAAGGTAGACTTGCAAATGACTTGCCGTGGACGATTCCTATTGTACTCGATGCTGACGATGAAGTGGCAAAAAAAGCTAAGGATTCCTCTCAAATTGCATTACGAAGCAACAACAACCACAACGGCCAAATCTTTGGAGTCATGAGTGTAGAAGATGTCTATAGCTTTGATAAAAAAGTGAGTGCAAAGTCTGTATTTCAAACAGATGATCCTATGCATCCTGGTTTCCAAAAGTTTGTTACCATGAAAGATAAACTTATTGGAGGCGAAGTAAGAGTTGTTGCTTCTTCTTCTGATAGTAGTAGTAGTTTGGATGGCAAATTTCGCCTTACTCCGTCAGAATCAAGAAAAAAGATTCAAGAGCAAGGTTGGGAAAGTACTGTTGCATTTCAAACCCGAAACGTTCCTCATGTAGCACACGAAATGTTACAAAAAGCTGCACTGAATATTTTTGATGGCTTATTTATAAATCCCTTAATAGGCAAGAAAAAGAAAGGCGATTTTAAGGACGATGTAATTCTGAATTCATATACTGTTTTAATAGATAATTATTATCCTAAATCTAGGATCATATTTTCTACATTACATACGGAAATGAAATATGCTGGACCACGAGAGGCTATTCACCATGCAATTATGCGTCAGAATTTTGGCTGTTCTCATATTATAATCGGCAGAGATCACGCTGGTGTTGGTAACTACTACTCCCCTTTTGCTGCACATGAAATCTTTAAGGATTATCCTGAACTAGAAATTAAACCGATATTTTTCCCTGCCTTTTACTTTTGTAAAAAGTGTCAAGGTTATGTAAATGAGCGTACATGTCCACATGAGTCTGACCTTAGAGAAGAATTATCCGGAACTAAAATGCGAAAAATGTTTTCCTCAGGAGAATTGCCACCTTCGCACCTGATGCGTCCTGAAATTTCTAAAGTCATTTTGTCATATCCAGAGCCGTTTGTCGAGTAG
- a CDS encoding CDC48 family AAA ATPase — protein MSQNTISLKVLEAYTRDVGRGVARIDYDSMDALSASTGDVVEMKGKRRTVAKCLPLYPSDEGKGIIRVDGLVRNNAGIAIGDTVIVRKIKAVPAEKVIVAPLEAIPPIDERYLADALESVPLIKGDNVMVPYFGGRLTFQVIGVTPGPGVDAVLVTQKTVFHIAERGETLRGVPQVTYEDIGGLKEEAQKVREMIELPLRHPEIFEKLGIEAPKGVLLYGPPGTGKTLLAKAVANESNAHFVSISGPEIMSKFYGESEARLREIFKETKEKAPSIMFIDEIDSITPKREEVTGEVERRVVSQLLSLMDGLEARGKVIVIAATNRPNAIDPALRRPGRFDREIEIKVPDKRGRLEILQIHTRNMPLDSDVNQEKIASVSHGFVGADLEYLCKEAAMKCLRRLLPELNLEDEKINPEVLNKLIVTMADFENALKEVMPSAMREVYLESPDVEWADIGGLDEVKKELQEAVEWPLRYPDLYTKLGHSNPKGILMHGPSGTGKTMLAKAVATESEANFISVKGPELLSKWVGESERGIREIFRRARQAAPCVVFFDEIDSIAPVRGLGGDSMVTERVVSQLLTELDGIQELSSVVIIAATNRSDMIDPALLRPGRFDKIVYVPLPDKATRKKILEIHVNEKPISEVVDFERIAELTDGFSGADVSAVANTAISLVLHEYLQKYSSPEEATKHASEAHVTMKHFEDAVKKIKTQRDSKSGEKVTVPYYR, from the coding sequence ATGAGCCAAAACACCATATCACTAAAGGTGCTTGAAGCATATACACGAGATGTAGGCCGTGGTGTTGCTAGAATTGATTATGATTCTATGGATGCTTTAAGTGCATCTACAGGTGATGTCGTGGAAATGAAAGGTAAACGTAGAACTGTTGCAAAGTGTTTACCTCTTTATCCTTCAGATGAGGGTAAGGGTATCATCCGAGTTGATGGTCTTGTCAGAAATAATGCAGGTATAGCCATTGGTGACACAGTAATTGTTAGAAAGATAAAGGCAGTTCCTGCAGAAAAAGTGATAGTAGCACCATTAGAAGCTATCCCACCAATTGATGAACGATATCTTGCTGATGCTCTTGAAAGCGTACCTCTAATTAAAGGTGATAATGTGATGGTGCCATACTTTGGCGGTAGACTAACATTTCAAGTAATAGGTGTAACACCAGGTCCTGGTGTTGACGCTGTTTTAGTCACACAAAAAACTGTATTTCATATAGCTGAACGTGGTGAAACGCTCCGTGGAGTACCACAAGTAACATACGAAGATATTGGAGGCTTAAAAGAAGAAGCACAAAAGGTTCGAGAAATGATAGAACTTCCACTTAGACATCCTGAAATATTTGAAAAGTTGGGTATAGAGGCACCCAAAGGAGTATTGTTGTATGGACCGCCAGGCACTGGCAAAACATTACTAGCAAAAGCTGTTGCAAATGAAAGTAACGCACACTTTGTGAGTATTTCAGGTCCAGAAATTATGAGTAAATTCTATGGTGAATCAGAAGCAAGATTGCGTGAGATTTTTAAAGAAACCAAGGAAAAGGCCCCTTCTATTATGTTTATAGACGAAATAGACTCTATTACTCCAAAACGTGAAGAAGTAACAGGAGAGGTTGAAAGAAGAGTTGTCTCTCAGTTACTATCTTTGATGGATGGATTAGAAGCAAGAGGTAAAGTCATTGTTATAGCTGCTACAAACAGACCAAACGCAATTGACCCCGCCCTCAGAAGACCAGGTAGATTTGATAGAGAGATTGAAATCAAAGTTCCAGATAAACGCGGTAGATTAGAAATATTGCAGATCCATACCCGAAATATGCCGTTGGATTCTGATGTGAATCAAGAAAAGATTGCATCAGTAAGCCATGGATTTGTAGGTGCAGATTTAGAATATCTTTGTAAAGAAGCAGCAATGAAATGTCTGCGTAGGTTATTACCAGAACTCAATCTTGAAGATGAGAAAATTAATCCTGAAGTATTAAACAAATTGATTGTTACGATGGCGGATTTTGAAAATGCATTAAAGGAAGTCATGCCATCGGCCATGAGAGAGGTATACCTTGAATCTCCAGATGTCGAATGGGCTGACATTGGTGGATTAGATGAAGTTAAAAAAGAATTACAAGAAGCAGTTGAATGGCCGCTAAGATATCCTGACCTTTATACAAAGTTGGGCCACTCTAATCCAAAAGGAATTTTAATGCATGGTCCATCTGGTACTGGAAAAACAATGCTTGCCAAAGCAGTCGCAACAGAATCAGAAGCCAACTTTATCAGCGTAAAAGGACCAGAATTGTTATCAAAATGGGTGGGAGAATCAGAGAGAGGAATCAGAGAAATCTTTAGACGTGCAAGACAAGCAGCACCTTGTGTTGTTTTCTTTGATGAGATCGATTCTATTGCTCCAGTTAGAGGTCTGGGTGGTGATAGCATGGTAACCGAAAGAGTTGTTTCTCAACTTTTAACAGAATTGGATGGAATTCAAGAATTAAGCAGTGTGGTTATAATCGCCGCTACTAATCGTTCAGATATGATAGACCCCGCTTTGTTAAGACCAGGAAGGTTTGACAAGATCGTGTATGTTCCGTTACCTGATAAGGCTACTAGGAAGAAGATCTTGGAAATCCATGTAAACGAAAAACCCATCTCCGAGGTGGTTGATTTTGAAAGAATTGCCGAACTTACAGATGGATTCAGTGGAGCTGACGTATCTGCAGTAGCTAATACTGCAATATCTCTAGTCTTGCATGAATATCTTCAAAAGTATAGTAGTCCAGAAGAAGCTACAAAACATGCATCAGAAGCTCATGTAACTATGAAGCATTTTGAGGACGCCGTAAAGAAGATAAAAACTCAGAGAGATAGTAAATCAGGTGAAAAAGTTACCGTACCATATTATAGATAA
- a CDS encoding diaminopimelate decarboxylase family protein, translating into MVENVVQIIQNKKTLSKINRFITNEEVNQLVKEHGTPLYLVDEGTLHEKVLELKNAYEKFHGHVKIAYSIKANFNPSILKTFMKDNITFDLTSLGELFFIRELKINPENLIYTSVTEELEEYKQVLSYGVKRVVVSSYFGLINLSQAANIVGIIPKVMVRINPEVGVKAEVRASYKNGKFGVPLNGGKVDSAYSIVKSIFSSPMLEFEGFHFHLGSQITNFVCYINALERLNSLLNKLKKEIPTFSFKTLDIGGGTPVFYNEPVPTPQEMASIYVDKLNNLVSYHGKFTLMIESGRFLVAESSLMISKIVNTKEYNDHKIVILDTGYHLLLDAALLKQEYPQEVVSNKSNNNHLYYSNSNKQYTGKNIQLAGRLCDTFDVFPTSKISDLSYANVGNYVLFYNVGAYSLVFNMPFHCQTKPPVLMKTCDGDIKLIRKGTTFNDLYVEEGGLIS; encoded by the coding sequence ATGGTTGAAAATGTAGTACAGATTATTCAAAACAAAAAAACATTATCAAAGATAAATCGTTTTATTACAAACGAGGAGGTAAATCAGTTGGTCAAGGAACATGGTACTCCTTTATATTTAGTAGATGAAGGAACATTGCATGAAAAGGTTTTAGAACTTAAGAACGCTTATGAAAAATTTCATGGTCATGTAAAGATTGCGTATTCAATTAAAGCTAATTTTAATCCATCTATTCTTAAAACATTCATGAAGGATAATATTACATTCGATCTTACATCCCTTGGCGAATTGTTCTTTATTAGAGAATTAAAAATTAACCCAGAGAATCTTATCTATACCAGTGTAACAGAAGAACTAGAAGAGTATAAGCAAGTGTTATCTTACGGTGTTAAGAGAGTTGTAGTTAGTTCATACTTTGGTTTAATTAATTTGTCACAGGCTGCCAATATTGTGGGTATTATTCCAAAAGTAATGGTACGGATAAATCCTGAAGTGGGTGTTAAGGCTGAGGTACGAGCATCATACAAAAATGGCAAATTTGGAGTTCCTTTAAACGGTGGAAAGGTCGATTCGGCCTATTCTATCGTTAAATCAATATTTAGCAGTCCGATGCTGGAGTTTGAGGGATTTCATTTTCATCTTGGATCTCAAATTACCAATTTTGTATGCTATATTAATGCCTTGGAAAGATTGAACTCCCTTTTAAACAAACTTAAAAAGGAAATTCCCACTTTTTCATTTAAAACTTTGGATATTGGCGGTGGAACCCCGGTTTTCTATAACGAACCTGTTCCTACTCCACAGGAAATGGCATCCATATATGTAGATAAATTGAACAATTTGGTATCGTATCATGGTAAATTCACACTAATGATAGAAAGTGGTAGGTTCCTTGTAGCAGAATCTTCTCTAATGATTTCAAAAATAGTCAATACTAAAGAATACAATGATCATAAAATAGTGATCCTAGATACTGGATATCATTTATTGCTGGATGCTGCTTTGCTCAAACAAGAATATCCACAAGAAGTAGTATCAAATAAGAGTAACAATAACCATCTCTACTATTCAAATTCTAACAAACAATATACAGGAAAGAATATTCAGCTTGCGGGAAGATTATGTGATACATTTGATGTTTTTCCTACATCAAAAATATCTGATTTATCGTATGCAAATGTTGGGAATTACGTTTTGTTTTACAATGTGGGTGCCTATTCTCTGGTTTTTAACATGCCATTTCATTGTCAAACTAAACCACCAGTTCTAATGAAAACATGTGACGGTGATATAAAATTAATAAGAAAAGGCACCACTTTTAATGATCTATACGTAGAAGAAGGCGGATTGATTTCTTAA
- a CDS encoding endonuclease III domain-containing protein — MHDLSRIIDEMESALNANNFLRKTALEDLHKNENGDPFKILIGTILSSRTRDENTTKALIRLFKKYNGAKDISKADTEDIKKEISSVGFYNVKAIRIKEVAKIIEDKFHGLVPDNEEELLELPGVGRKTANCVLVYAFQKSAIPVDTHVHRISNRLGLVNTKTPQETEKELSKYVDKKHWIRLNSIFVRYGQNICLPLKPKCNYCNLINTCKYYAEAKVERTKTKTVAK, encoded by the coding sequence ATGCATGATCTGTCGCGCATAATTGACGAGATGGAAAGTGCTTTAAATGCTAATAATTTTTTACGAAAGACAGCTTTAGAAGACCTGCACAAGAATGAGAATGGCGATCCATTCAAAATTCTGATAGGCACAATTCTTTCTTCTAGAACAAGAGATGAAAATACCACCAAGGCATTAATAAGATTATTTAAAAAGTATAATGGAGCCAAAGATATTTCAAAAGCTGATACAGAAGATATCAAAAAGGAAATATCTTCGGTGGGTTTTTACAATGTCAAAGCAATTAGAATAAAAGAAGTTGCAAAGATTATTGAGGATAAATTCCATGGATTAGTACCAGATAACGAGGAAGAATTGTTAGAGCTGCCCGGAGTCGGAAGAAAAACTGCCAATTGTGTACTAGTATATGCTTTTCAAAAATCAGCAATACCTGTAGATACTCATGTTCATAGGATTTCTAATAGATTAGGACTTGTTAATACAAAAACACCTCAAGAAACTGAGAAAGAATTGAGTAAATATGTAGACAAAAAGCATTGGATTAGATTAAATTCGATATTTGTAAGATACGGTCAAAATATTTGTCTACCACTAAAACCCAAATGCAATTACTGTAATTTGATAAATACGTGCAAATATTACGCCGAGGCTAAAGTGGAAAGAACAAAAACAAAAACAGTAGCTAAATAA
- a CDS encoding HEAT repeat domain-containing protein has product MDNRLNLLMEMEQHFDNKDEEYFRNLVNHDDLVIRTRAVCILADISGEKAIDSIGQVLLNDSDQLVRHEAAFSLGQLGFKSGIEALSKAVLKDPSFFVRHEAAVALGVIGSEESRKTLEQALNDESEEVKESAMIALANLDYISHVKRTNKFTTLTGG; this is encoded by the coding sequence TTGGATAATAGATTAAACTTGTTGATGGAAATGGAACAACATTTTGATAATAAAGATGAAGAATATTTTAGAAATTTAGTTAATCATGATGATTTGGTAATAAGGACTAGAGCTGTATGCATATTGGCAGATATTTCTGGAGAAAAAGCTATAGATTCTATAGGGCAAGTCTTGTTAAATGATTCAGACCAGCTAGTAAGACATGAGGCAGCATTTTCGCTGGGTCAGCTGGGGTTTAAGAGTGGGATAGAAGCGTTATCTAAGGCAGTCTTAAAGGATCCTAGTTTTTTTGTAAGACATGAGGCAGCGGTGGCTTTGGGGGTTATAGGGTCAGAGGAATCTAGAAAAACTCTTGAACAGGCACTCAATGATGAGAGTGAAGAGGTAAAGGAATCTGCAATGATAGCACTGGCAAATTTAGATTACATATCTCATGTAAAGAGAACAAACAAGTTTACAACTTTGACAGGCGGATAA
- a CDS encoding 50S ribosomal protein L2: protein MGKRTLVRRRGRGGKQFRAIIVGKIAPTKYPNFEISELHNGVVMDLIHERGRDAPVAKIKFDDNNYSYVPATEGTAVGSKIEMGNGAKPAPKNILDLGSIPDGTIVCNIERHYGDGGKMIKAAGSSAIVFSHSIDSVKIKFPSGMILDMNPRCRAMIGIIAGGGKGEKPFLKAGNKAKYMQSRGRLYPVVRGIAQAAVYHPHGGGRHQHIGHPSSVGRNTPPGAKVGNISPRKTGRARIKKRQ from the coding sequence TTGGGGAAAAGGACATTAGTACGAAGAAGAGGTAGAGGAGGCAAACAATTCAGAGCAATTATTGTTGGAAAAATAGCTCCCACTAAGTATCCTAATTTTGAAATTAGCGAACTTCATAATGGCGTCGTAATGGATCTAATACACGAACGAGGAAGAGATGCACCAGTTGCTAAAATTAAATTTGATGATAATAATTATTCATATGTTCCGGCTACAGAAGGTACGGCTGTAGGAAGCAAAATCGAGATGGGAAACGGAGCTAAACCGGCACCTAAAAATATTCTTGACCTTGGTTCAATTCCTGATGGAACTATAGTTTGTAACATAGAAAGACACTATGGTGATGGTGGAAAGATGATTAAAGCCGCTGGATCATCAGCAATAGTATTTTCACACTCAATTGACAGTGTAAAAATAAAGTTTCCTTCTGGCATGATATTAGATATGAATCCCAGATGTCGTGCAATGATTGGAATTATTGCTGGAGGAGGCAAGGGAGAAAAACCATTCCTTAAAGCAGGAAACAAGGCCAAATACATGCAGTCAAGAGGAAGATTATACCCCGTGGTAAGAGGAATCGCCCAAGCTGCAGTATATCACCCACACGGGGGAGGAAGACATCAACACATTGGTCACCCCTCATCTGTTGGAAGAAACACCCCACCTGGTGCTAAAGTAGGCAACATTTCACCTAGAAAGACAGGAAGAGCAAGAATAAAAAAGAGACAATAA